The Heliorestis convoluta genome includes the window CGCGCCGCCATTGTTTGTGAAGCCAACTTGGCCGAAGGAGCAAGGCGAGTTGGTCTGGGGAACTGGTTGAAGCTTGGTAAAGGAGAAGAAGGCAGTGGTGGCCGTGATCGAACTTCCAGCCTAGCCGATGCTTTAGAGGCTCTTATTGGCGCTTCTTATCTGGCTGGCGGAATTGAAGCAGCTCGCGCACTCGTGCTGAACCTTTTTGGAGAAAAGTTAGAGAAAATGCCAGAAAAAACGGGGATTGATCACAAGACGACACTTCAAGAATTGGTTCAAAAAAATGGACAGACTGACATTTCCTATCGTATATTGGAAGAGTCTGGCCCTGATCATGATAAACTGTTTATGGCAGGCGTCTACTTGAACGGATCTCTTGTTGCTTCAGGCCAAGGAAGAACAAAAAAAGAAGCAGAGCAAAAAGCAGCTGGTCAGGCATTGCCGAAGATTCAAAGGAATCATGAAGCTTTATCATGATCATACCCATTTTTTTACCTCAGATTGGTTGCCCCAGTCGCTGTATCTATTGTAACCAAGAAGATTTAACAGGAAGCTGTGGTTTGCCAGAAAAAGAAAGCATCAATCAAACCATTGAAGCGTACTTGTCAAGTCAAAAAGATAAAGAGAAAAAGGCTGACAGGGTAGAAATCGCTTTTTATGGTGGTACCTTTACAGCGCTGCCTGTGACGATACAAGAACAGCTACTTTCTATAGCAGCAGGGTGGATTGCAAAAAAAGAGGTTCATCAGATACGCCTTTCTACGAGGCCCGATCATCTTGATCGAACTACGATTTGTCGACTTCAAGCATACGGCGTTAAGACAGTAGAAGTAGGCGCCCAGACGATGAACCCAACTGTATTAAAAAAGATTCATCGAGGCCATGAACCAAAAGATACAGTAAGGGCTATGAAACTTCTAAAACAAGAAGGCCTGCAGACTTCTTTGCACATTATGACAGCTTTGCCTGGCGATGATGAGGCCAGTGCTTTGCTGTCTTTAGAAGAATGTCTGCATTTACAACCAGATTTTTTGCGAATTCATCCTACGCTCGTCTTGAAAAACAGTTTATTAGAGAAAGAATGGCGAGAAGGTCGTTATCAGCCTTGGAGTTGGGGTCGCAACTTACGATTGTTGACCAAAATGGCTTTGCTTTGTGCCCGCTATCAAAAACCTGTCCATCGTTGGGGACTTATGCCAGGAGAGCTATGCCAGAGTAGTTACCTTGCAGGACCTTACTCTCCTTCTCTTGGCGAATGGGTAAAACGCTCTTTGGCTTTCCTCTACCTATCTTCTCTTCTCACTTGTGCGCTAGAGTCTCCACAATTAAAGAAGCAGAAAACTGTAACACTCGCTGTTCCTTCCAAAGATCTTTCCTTAGTAAGAGGGCAAAGAAAATGGCTGCTCCGGCATGGCAGCACCATAAGTCATTTTTCCTTACACTCTATATGTCAAGCAGATCTACAAAAAAACCTCCCTACCTATCTACCCTTTCACGGTGACTGGTATTTTGATGATAATGGTGAAAAAATATTCTTTCTTACATTAGAGGAATTTATAGCCAATTGCCGAATATAATGTTGTCGAAGTTGTTGCTCTAGCCACATAAATGAATGGGGTAGTAAGGAGGGAATAATCGGTGGAAGGCTTAAAAGTATCTGCACAGTCCAATCCCAAATCAGTCGCGGGCGCTCTAGCAGCCATTTTACGCGAAAAAGGTCATGCCGAGATTCAAGCAGTAGGGGCTGGTGCTGTAAACCAAGCAATTAAAGCAATAGCAATTGCACGAGGTTTTGTAGCACCCAATGGTATCAATCTTGTGACCATTCCGGCTTTTGTGGAGATATCCATTGATGGGGAAGAAAGAACAGCCATCAAGTTCATCATTGAACCTAGATAGGTCAACTTCAATTCGTAACTGCTCACTCTATTGTGGGCAGTTCTTTTTTTGCCTCTTCTTTTCCTATTAGCAAGGCTGTGCTACAATGAGAGAGGAATTTTTCGGGAGGAAA containing:
- the rnc gene encoding ribonuclease III gives rise to the protein MKNRGKKCSGSWPTELATMAGIEIKQRKLLDMALTHPSYVYENNRLPQEHNQRLEFLGDAVLGLVVAEQLYNQYPKWSEGELSRHRAAIVCEANLAEGARRVGLGNWLKLGKGEEGSGGRDRTSSLADALEALIGASYLAGGIEAARALVLNLFGEKLEKMPEKTGIDHKTTLQELVQKNGQTDISYRILEESGPDHDKLFMAGVYLNGSLVASGQGRTKKEAEQKAAGQALPKIQRNHEALS
- a CDS encoding radical SAM protein, coding for MIIPIFLPQIGCPSRCIYCNQEDLTGSCGLPEKESINQTIEAYLSSQKDKEKKADRVEIAFYGGTFTALPVTIQEQLLSIAAGWIAKKEVHQIRLSTRPDHLDRTTICRLQAYGVKTVEVGAQTMNPTVLKKIHRGHEPKDTVRAMKLLKQEGLQTSLHIMTALPGDDEASALLSLEECLHLQPDFLRIHPTLVLKNSLLEKEWREGRYQPWSWGRNLRLLTKMALLCARYQKPVHRWGLMPGELCQSSYLAGPYSPSLGEWVKRSLAFLYLSSLLTCALESPQLKKQKTVTLAVPSKDLSLVRGQRKWLLRHGSTISHFSLHSICQADLQKNLPTYLPFHGDWYFDDNGEKIFFLTLEEFIANCRI
- a CDS encoding stage V sporulation protein S; this encodes MEGLKVSAQSNPKSVAGALAAILREKGHAEIQAVGAGAVNQAIKAIAIARGFVAPNGINLVTIPAFVEISIDGEERTAIKFIIEPR